CCTGCACTTTCCAGCTCAGCTTTATCGCCATAACCATAGAGAACACCGATAGAATCAATGCCATTATTCTTAGCACCTTCAATATCGTGCTTACGGTCACCTATCATTATTACACGAGAGAGATCTTTGATTTGGTTTGATTCCAGTACGTATCTGATTACATCTGTTTTAGTTGAACGGCTACCGTCTAACGTAGCGCCTCCAACAAATGAAAAGTAATGGTCAAGCTTGAAGTACTCTAAAATCTTTTTCGCGAAAGGTTCCGGTTTTGAAGTGGCAATCATTAGTTTTCTTCCCTGGTCTATTTGAGATTGAAGAAATTCCTCGATTCCTTCATATACATTGTTCTCAAACATTCCTTTAACAGCAAAGTATTCTCTGTATTTTTTCAAAGCAATATCTGCCTGTTCTTCGGTGAAGTGATAAAACTCTTTAAATGAATCTTTAAGCGGAGGGCCAATAAACGGGCAAAGTTCTTCTAAGTGATTTACTTTTATATTAAAATGTGATAAGGCATATTCCACAGAACGAGTGATTCCAACCATCGGATCGGTAATTGTTCCGTCTAAATCAAGCAGTAGAAACCGGTAGTCTTTATTCATTTTGCAAATAAGTGATTTGTTATTTGCGGGGCAAATGTACATATTTTATTTACTTTTTCTCTTAAAGACTTGCATAATTCACGAAAACTTTCTACTTTTGTACCCGCATCCAAGAAATGGACGCATGGGCTTTTAGCTCAGTTGGTTAGAGCAACAGACTCATAATCTGGAGGTCCTTGGTTCAAGCCCAAGATGGCCCACCTTCAAGAGAAAGCCGTTACGATTCATTTTCGTGACGGCTTTTTTTGTTTTTTGTAAGCATCGGACTATTTATAAAGATTGAAATGAGAGACAATACAATTTCTATTTGTAAAGGCATTGGTATAATCTTGATGGTTGTTGGTCATGCTGGTAGCCCTTCCTTTATTGGTAGGTTTATTTATTGCTTTCATATGCCGTTGTTCTTTATAGCGTCAGGCTATTTCTTCTCTACAAAGTACCTGGACGATAAATTCTCATTTGTCAAAAAGAGAGTCAAAGGTTTATATATACCATTCGTAAAATGGGGATTAATTTTTCTTCTTTTGCACAATTTGCTGTTTAATGCAAACATCCTGAATGCAAGCTTTGGCGGATCTTATCTGTATAGCTTTAATCAGATTTTAGATAAAGGGTTTCATATTATCACTACTATGGGAAGTTATGAGCCTGCCATTTTGGGTACATTCTGGTTTCTGCGTTCTTTATTTGTTGCCAGTATAGTCTTTTGCTTATTATTCTATCTTATTAATAAACTGCTTCATCTGAAGCATGTTAATACGGCAATAATAATATGTCTGATGGCATTTGTAGCCGGATTTGTAATGTCTTTAAAAAGTATCAGTCTGCCATACATTCCCCAGGGAGGGATAAGAGAGATTTATGGTCTGTTTTATATAGGCGTTGGTTACCTGTTCCGCAATTCCAGAATCAATGGTAAACTGAAATATGATAATCTTATATTGATGTTTTCTTTCATTATAATTTGTCTGCTCTCTTATTTTAATCCAACTTCTCTTAGTACGTATCCTAAATTAAAGCTATACCTGGGAACATTTATACCTGCCATTGCAGGATGGATAATGACATATAAATTCTCATCCTGGTTTGATAATGTGATTAGTGAGAATATTATTTTTGTATATCTGAAGAAAAGTCTTTTGTATTTAGGAGAACATACAATGCCTATTATTGTATTCCATTTTCTCAGTTTTAAAATTGTAAGTTTAATAAAAGTAACATATTATGGCTATAGCCCTTTGATGGTAGGATGTCATCCTATAATATCGTATAATAATGGCACATTCTGGGTGTATTACTCAATTATCGGGTTGATTGTTCCGCTTTTATTGGACTACCTTTTCTCTAAAACTAAGTATCTACGATTCTTGTCTTTTAAATAATCTGCCGATGAAACTGACTGATGCAACAATTGAATTTATAAAGGAGCATGTAGCCGACGATCCTTCCAGGCTGGCTCTTCAGGCAAAAAAGTATCCGGATGTGGATATGCCTTTTGTTATTACTCAGATAATGGGCAGAAAGATTGCAAAGGATAAAATACCTTCCTGGGGAAATACGGATGGACTGATTTATCCACGGCATCTTTCATTGGAACAGTGCTCTTCCGAGGCTACGGCAAAGTACAAGTCTTCACTTGTAAAGGGAGATACATTGGTAGATATGACCGGGGGGATGGGAATTGACTGCGCTTTCCTGTCTGCAAATTTCCGGAAGGCTGTTTATGTGGAACGTCAAAGTGAGTTGTGTGAAATAGCTTCTTTGAACTTTCCTTTGCTGGGACTTTCTCATATTGATGTGGTCAATGGAGACGGAGTGGAGTATCTTTCTAAGGTTGAGAAGGTAGATTGGCTATTTATTGATCCGGCCAGAAGAAATGAGCAGGGAGGAAAAGTGGTGGCTATTGCCGACTGTGAACCCAATGTTTCCGAAATATCTGAATTGCTTGTAAGCAAGGCTGAAAAGGTAATGATTAAACTTTCACCGATGCTCGATCTCTCTTTGGCATTGCACGATCTTCCTTTTGCCAGAGAAGTCCATGTGGTATCTGTAAATAATGAATGCAAAGAGTTGCTTGTGATTCTTTCCAGGGAGCAGGGACGTGAGAAAATGCAGATTCATTGTGTGAATATTCTCAGAAACGGGGAACTTCAGACTTATTCTTTTGAAAGGGAAGATGAACAGCAGGGGTGTGATTATGCCAATC
This genomic interval from uncultured Bacteroides sp. contains the following:
- a CDS encoding acyltransferase family protein produces the protein MRDNTISICKGIGIILMVVGHAGSPSFIGRFIYCFHMPLFFIASGYFFSTKYLDDKFSFVKKRVKGLYIPFVKWGLIFLLLHNLLFNANILNASFGGSYLYSFNQILDKGFHIITTMGSYEPAILGTFWFLRSLFVASIVFCLLFYLINKLLHLKHVNTAIIICLMAFVAGFVMSLKSISLPYIPQGGIREIYGLFYIGVGYLFRNSRINGKLKYDNLILMFSFIIICLLSYFNPTSLSTYPKLKLYLGTFIPAIAGWIMTYKFSSWFDNVISENIIFVYLKKSLLYLGEHTMPIIVFHFLSFKIVSLIKVTYYGYSPLMVGCHPIISYNNGTFWVYYSIIGLIVPLLLDYLFSKTKYLRFLSFK
- a CDS encoding SAM-dependent methyltransferase, with amino-acid sequence MKLTDATIEFIKEHVADDPSRLALQAKKYPDVDMPFVITQIMGRKIAKDKIPSWGNTDGLIYPRHLSLEQCSSEATAKYKSSLVKGDTLVDMTGGMGIDCAFLSANFRKAVYVERQSELCEIASLNFPLLGLSHIDVVNGDGVEYLSKVEKVDWLFIDPARRNEQGGKVVAIADCEPNVSEISELLVSKAEKVMIKLSPMLDLSLALHDLPFAREVHVVSVNNECKELLVILSREQGREKMQIHCVNILRNGELQTYSFEREDEQQGCDYANQVERFLYEPNASILKAGAYKSIACNYQLRKLHPNSHLYTSDRLITDFSGRKFECEAVFSLNKKELKANLGDMKQANITVRNFPSSVAELRKRLKLMDGGDTYLFATTLADEQKVIVKCHKS
- a CDS encoding HAD family hydrolase, with product MNKDYRFLLLDLDGTITDPMVGITRSVEYALSHFNIKVNHLEELCPFIGPPLKDSFKEFYHFTEEQADIALKKYREYFAVKGMFENNVYEGIEEFLQSQIDQGRKLMIATSKPEPFAKKILEYFKLDHYFSFVGGATLDGSRSTKTDVIRYVLESNQIKDLSRVIMIGDRKHDIEGAKNNGIDSIGVLYGYGDKAELESAGADYIVGYIKELTRLLS